From one Rhodopirellula islandica genomic stretch:
- a CDS encoding polyphosphate kinase 2 family protein has product MSTDEDSTNETHWDLDPKFDFVDAHRLPFSSDKVSLKKIDTECSGPFEGKAHGRAFTHQANIEIRDLQYRMYTEGKQSLLVVLQAPDAAGKDGLIRKVLGQMNPQGCRTYPFKVPSSEERAHDFLWRIHKATPAAGKVSIFNRSHYEDVLVVRVEDLVPKSVWKERYEIINNFEKMLAHRGTRILKFYLHISPREQLERFKKRLDDPTKHWKLNAGDYEARDNWAAYREAYEDAMEKCHSKIAPWHVIPADKKWYRDASVAAIVRETLRDMDPQLPKVDVDLDHIRQLYERELAEMTE; this is encoded by the coding sequence ATGAGCACGGACGAAGATTCAACCAACGAAACGCATTGGGATCTCGATCCGAAGTTTGACTTCGTCGACGCCCATCGCCTGCCTTTTTCGAGTGACAAAGTGTCGCTGAAAAAGATCGACACGGAGTGTTCTGGGCCGTTCGAAGGCAAGGCTCACGGTCGAGCGTTCACGCATCAAGCGAACATCGAAATTCGTGATTTGCAGTACCGGATGTACACGGAGGGCAAGCAGTCGTTGCTGGTTGTTCTGCAGGCTCCTGACGCAGCCGGCAAAGATGGGCTGATCCGCAAGGTGCTTGGCCAGATGAACCCGCAAGGGTGCCGGACGTACCCGTTCAAGGTTCCGTCTTCAGAAGAGCGGGCGCACGATTTTTTGTGGCGAATTCACAAGGCGACCCCTGCGGCGGGCAAGGTTTCGATTTTCAATCGCTCGCACTACGAAGATGTGTTGGTCGTGCGTGTGGAGGATCTGGTGCCGAAGTCGGTTTGGAAAGAACGCTACGAGATCATCAACAACTTTGAGAAGATGCTCGCCCATCGTGGCACTCGGATTTTGAAGTTTTACCTGCACATCAGTCCGCGAGAACAACTCGAACGATTCAAAAAACGCTTGGACGATCCAACCAAGCACTGGAAGCTGAACGCGGGGGATTACGAAGCCCGCGACAATTGGGCGGCGTACCGCGAGGCGTACGAGGACGCGATGGAAAAATGCCACTCGAAAATCGCTCCTTGGCACGTGATCCCCGCGGACAAGAAGTGGTACCGAGATGCGTCGGTTGCCGCGATTGTTCGCGAAACGCTGCGTGACATGGACCCGCAGTTGCCAAAAGTGGACGTGGATTTGGACCACATTCGGCAGCTCTATGAACGCGAATTGGCCGAGATGACGGAGTGA
- the ispG gene encoding (E)-4-hydroxy-3-methylbut-2-enyl-diphosphate synthase encodes MLSYMKIRRNPTRPVTIGSITIGDGHPIAVQSMTATKTQNIDATVEQAEALHARGAGVVRIAVDSDKDAEALAEIRKQTKANLAVDLQENFRLAEKVAPHVDKIRYNPGHLYHHARELTWQEKVRYLIDIAGSNHCAVRIGVNCGSVDPAKKGKYDHDDSITPMLESALEHCELVDSLGFHNFVVSLKDSDPSKVVQVNTLFAEKRPDVALHLGVTEAGMPPDGIIKTRIAFEQLIGKGIGDTVRVSLTLPNPRKPEEIDAGKQIVDDIHAGRVRSVVKFDDSKLNIISCPSCSRVENEAFIDLAAKVKEMTAFAQDYAITIAVMGCRVNGPGETDDADLGLWCGPAKVNLKRGPEALGAFGYDEILPKLKQELDDLIAAKQ; translated from the coding sequence TTGCTTTCGTACATGAAAATTCGCCGCAACCCGACTCGCCCGGTCACCATCGGATCGATCACGATCGGAGACGGTCACCCGATCGCTGTTCAAAGCATGACGGCGACGAAGACTCAAAACATCGATGCGACGGTCGAACAAGCCGAAGCCTTGCACGCTCGTGGAGCGGGCGTCGTCCGGATCGCGGTCGACAGTGACAAGGACGCGGAAGCGTTGGCGGAGATTCGCAAGCAAACGAAGGCGAACTTGGCCGTCGATTTGCAGGAGAATTTTCGACTGGCTGAAAAGGTCGCGCCGCACGTTGACAAGATTCGGTACAACCCCGGCCACCTGTATCACCACGCTCGCGAGTTGACCTGGCAGGAAAAGGTTCGCTATCTGATCGACATCGCCGGCAGCAACCACTGCGCGGTGCGGATCGGTGTGAACTGCGGCAGCGTCGATCCGGCGAAGAAGGGAAAGTACGACCACGACGATTCGATCACACCGATGCTGGAATCTGCACTGGAACACTGTGAACTGGTCGACTCGTTGGGATTTCATAACTTTGTCGTGTCTCTGAAGGACAGTGACCCGTCCAAGGTCGTCCAGGTGAACACGTTGTTTGCTGAGAAACGCCCGGACGTGGCGCTGCACTTGGGCGTGACAGAAGCCGGCATGCCGCCGGACGGAATCATCAAAACGCGGATCGCGTTTGAGCAATTGATCGGCAAAGGCATTGGCGACACCGTTCGCGTTTCGCTGACGTTGCCGAACCCTCGCAAACCCGAAGAAATCGATGCGGGCAAGCAGATCGTCGACGACATTCATGCGGGCCGCGTTCGCAGCGTGGTCAAGTTCGACGATTCGAAGCTGAACATCATCAGTTGCCCGAGTTGTTCACGCGTGGAGAACGAGGCGTTCATCGATTTGGCTGCCAAGGTCAAGGAAATGACAGCATTTGCCCAAGATTATGCGATCACGATCGCTGTGATGGGATGCCGCGTGAACGGGCCCGGCGAAACCGATGACGCGGACCTCGGGTTGTGGTGCGGGCCTGCAAAAGTCAATCTAAAGCGTGGCCCGGAAGCTCTCGGTGCCTTTGGGTACGACGAGATCCTGCCTAAGTTGAAGCAGGAACTCGACGACCTGATCGCCGCCAAGCAATAG
- a CDS encoding tetratricopeptide repeat protein, which yields MASDELYERYNEVEKIIDEEKFEEAIAGLKPLVEEDETFVIAHLALARVYTKTGQHEEAIEHGKKACELEPDDAFNFTAMSVTYQRAWAGTQNQAYIAAAEDAMARAQQLNAM from the coding sequence ATGGCCAGCGACGAACTTTACGAACGATACAACGAAGTCGAAAAAATCATCGACGAGGAAAAATTCGAAGAAGCCATCGCGGGTTTGAAGCCGTTGGTGGAAGAGGACGAAACGTTTGTGATCGCTCACTTAGCGCTCGCTCGTGTTTACACGAAAACGGGCCAGCACGAAGAAGCGATCGAGCACGGCAAGAAGGCTTGCGAGTTGGAGCCCGACGACGCGTTCAACTTCACCGCCATGAGCGTCACGTACCAACGGGCTTGGGCGGGAACGCAGAACCAGGCCTACATCGCTGCTGCCGAAGACGCGATGGCTCGAGCCCAACAGCTCAACGCGATGTAG
- a CDS encoding FAD-binding oxidoreductase yields MSPSLFFAAIFCGSCFLLFVGSADAIEEWEWKRLTRKRLPKLRSGNRLQTVANESAEQARTVAKPDVSQHPLRWKGWRSVSVQSIKDESPDCRSFVFVPSEGEPFPPFLGGQYLTVRLNDPSTGKKVSRCYSLSSGPDEPHYRITVKRVPGGKMSNLLHDTIGVGDQIEIQVSKGKFHSSLAESLSRDPQPLNLIAAGIGITPMLSMMFQSLNERSDREVNLFYQVRNGIDAPFLTPIREIATMLETTTGVRVHLWFSKPESDDIQPGDAVGRLSADLIVDRLGHHRGEYLICGPDVFMNAIADGLIERGAAADQVMFESFGGKSKSAGALAVPACDPCADGAGADGPESDESVGWSVTFQTSKKSASFEAGMDGLLDVAESLDVEVDSGCRSGDCGACVCRLVSGQVKYDESPECDLEDDEVVLCVAKPVSEVVIDA; encoded by the coding sequence GTGTCTCCATCGTTGTTTTTCGCCGCGATTTTCTGTGGAAGCTGTTTCCTGTTGTTCGTCGGCAGCGCCGATGCGATCGAGGAATGGGAGTGGAAGCGGCTGACGCGAAAACGGCTTCCGAAACTTCGGAGCGGCAATCGGCTCCAAACTGTTGCCAATGAGTCTGCCGAACAAGCACGGACCGTTGCCAAACCGGACGTGTCGCAGCATCCCTTGCGATGGAAAGGATGGCGTTCGGTCAGCGTGCAATCGATCAAAGACGAGTCGCCGGATTGTCGCTCGTTCGTGTTTGTTCCCAGCGAGGGCGAACCGTTCCCACCATTCTTGGGCGGGCAATACTTGACCGTGCGACTGAACGATCCATCGACGGGCAAAAAGGTCTCGCGTTGCTACAGCCTTTCCAGTGGCCCTGATGAACCGCACTACCGGATCACGGTGAAGCGGGTGCCGGGCGGGAAAATGAGCAACCTGTTGCACGACACCATTGGTGTGGGCGACCAGATCGAGATTCAGGTCTCCAAAGGAAAGTTCCACTCCTCGCTGGCCGAAAGTCTGAGTCGCGATCCGCAACCGTTGAATTTGATCGCGGCCGGCATTGGAATCACCCCGATGTTGTCGATGATGTTTCAAAGTTTGAACGAGCGGTCTGATCGCGAAGTCAATTTGTTCTATCAAGTCCGAAACGGGATCGACGCACCGTTCCTGACTCCGATTCGTGAAATCGCAACGATGTTGGAGACGACCACAGGCGTCCGCGTGCACCTTTGGTTCAGCAAACCGGAAAGCGACGACATCCAACCCGGCGACGCAGTGGGGCGATTGTCGGCGGATTTGATTGTGGATCGCCTCGGGCATCATCGCGGCGAGTATCTGATTTGCGGTCCCGATGTGTTCATGAACGCGATCGCGGATGGGCTGATCGAACGCGGTGCCGCGGCTGATCAAGTGATGTTTGAATCGTTCGGAGGCAAGTCAAAGTCGGCGGGAGCCTTGGCCGTTCCGGCTTGCGATCCCTGTGCCGATGGAGCGGGGGCGGATGGCCCTGAATCAGACGAGTCTGTCGGTTGGAGCGTCACGTTTCAAACCAGCAAAAAGTCGGCCTCGTTTGAGGCTGGGATGGACGGTTTGCTGGACGTGGCGGAATCGTTGGACGTGGAGGTTGATTCCGGGTGTCGTTCAGGTGATTGCGGTGCGTGCGTTTGTCGTTTGGTTTCGGGCCAGGTGAAATACGACGAG